The nucleotide window attgtagatatgtgacatctctaagcggttgactgtTGTTGGACTTTtacccaaagcgacttacatacacttAATACTATTGGCaatcccacaggagcaatttggggtgaattgtcttgcccaaggacacaatgacatgctcatcaaaaataaagacctttcttAACATTAAAGCAAGTAAACATTCACAGGAGAGGCACAACGTACACATATGAACCTGGAAATTAGCATAATATGTCTTCTTAAAGAATAGATTTCTTACAAACTGATTGTGAGAGCCCATgcttctgtctctgtctgtcaaaCATCATCTCGCTCCGGGGTTGTTCATCACATAGTCCTCGCTCTCTGCATGAGGCCGAAGGAGCTGCGGCGGCGCTCCGTCACGCCGTTCACCAACGACCTCCTCGCTGTCGTCCACCAGCGGGGGCATGCCCAGGAAACGAGGTAACCATTTCAGGAAGAGCTGCAGGAGCAAGATGTTAAAcatcagcagagatggggaaaGTACACGCATACTTTACTGGAGTAGAAgtagatactcgtgtttaaaaatactctggtgaaagtagacgTACAGACTagacttctttactcaagtcaaagtaaagaagaaatgtacttcagtaaaaagtacccttaactagcagctgtttaaAGAGTACtgccctttatattaatagaacaataatgtcattgttagattctattattatcggatagggtaataacttcataattaactacgtcgaaagcagaagtctagggaaaataattgcaaagtctttcagtgcgcatgtcacaaaatgagatgcattgtgggagatatagtttatgggcaacgtccTTCTGTAAGCGGCATGTttatataataaacgtattatattcttgtgCAAGCTCGTGCGGgccacttaaagagcctgtgacgcgttttcccccatcatccaaacccatcaatttgagtaaatattgttcCCTTGAAAACCGTACTGACAACTGATTCCAtataatctgccttcaatgttgaccatatcCTGGATCTGCTCAGGGATCTTCAAGtccgccaaatgatgtgtgacgtcattgcgggcacagcgctccagctgcaccgttcaggatcccagcatctgcatgtaaacgcacgacggcgcacacagcagcaagctcagacagcgatgatagtttaattttgaacgtgtctgagagcccatatgaggctgaaggatcggtttatgttgtatctgttagaagtttaggaatgaggtgcgtcaatatgggcgatcatgacggtcatgtagccagtggtgggaatgggactaaaaatcagccccgggactctcgaccggcccacttcggtaccgctagtcaacgggggagtgggggatgtgctagtgacttatccaacCGGCcacacttcggtaccggccagtccgccactgcacccagcccagcccacgtaaactgtcaacggggggagcctcgctgcggggaaacgtgggacctagtgtcccgatcggagtgggaataataataataatcagtgcattttatccattaatttccccaacattgtggtgaAAAACCatacgtttaatccacgttggtgtaggctactacaactacaaaagcatcggtttgtttctcatcaggaaatgcagaccggctcaaacaaacgacttttaaatcatcatcctcacgatcatttaatgtatcaatatgttcgccgaattgacatgaaagcactaataaatgtagttttatccacttgagtttacaactacaaaaataatcgatttgttttttatattctttcacacacagtgacgtcacgagctacccacaatgcaacacgcgccatatatatatataaatacggcattttcctggaggtgcaaatatcctggaagtgcaaatataaacagctagctaacgtagccaggcagagcgcactaggttttttttctgaataagacgaccgaagaaatcgctgcatgtcttcggattacatctctggacttgaggggtgtgctctaggtcgttagcagcgtaaactagagctgtgtgggttgtccgattgccctgacagactgcctgcagatgtatggaaaaacgacagtggccttcgtcgattttggctgcatctacgtctaatttctggaaacaccaggtgaataccccacttgtcacaataatattatcatgccattgcatatatgtggtattttagagttgactagatattgattaaggcaatagactatgatattcagtacaggaagcttagcaacacctagacggtgtacggctgcttgcacctcgcgtaaaccggcggataccggaagtacggtgtcgcgctcggcccaatacccgtatgtgtgtgtgaaagaatcacatccgacgggaggaaattcagcagctctgatTTTAATCCTaattaatcatcatcttcaccacgataatttatgtttatgtcgccgaattgacatgaaagcactgacaaatatgaatatactataatcaacttcattaaaacgttattaacgtgcctaaactcagtaattcaccatttctacgcataacacactttgtccgtgtttggctctctcgccgcacagtgaagcgttccggcattgacgtcacttccggcttcccccaaaacttcaaaacgagtcgaaggaatttcccccgcatgttcgaaattattgatatttatcggaacggtaaaaccttcttttttaaactgacggttagagatgactagtagcccaatatttcattgcacaacagttgttgggaggctgtcacaggctctttaaaatgAAGTCGCAGAGTTGTACACCCCTGACATACtgaattaaaaacaaaacaaatgaaccaaagaaagtgaaagCCATTAAGCAGATGCAGGCAGTAGTCGTATAGATCACACTTAAATCCCCAATTCTTAGAAATGTACCAGTAATCTTATTAAGTATTTTCCTCTCCATGCCTGTCAACTGCACACGATGTACTCACAATTTTGATCCAACGGGGCATGTTGTGAGTGCTGGGGGTGCGCAGCGAGATGTTCAGCACCACAATCTGGTTTGTGGCGATGAGCGTAGTGACGGACATGACAAAGATCAGGTACCTGAGGAAGACAAAGAATAGACCTGTGTTGGAAACAGTGTGTGATAAAAGGAGGAAACACCCAGCAGAGGTCGGCAGAGAACACACTGACTCACTTCCCAATGAGAGGCACAGAGAGAGAGGTCTCAGGGATCTTCTGAgcgatgaggaagaggaagacagtTTGAGCGAGCAGGACGGAGATTGCCACCGTCAACTTCTGTCCACCGGCTGTGAAGGAGAAAAACAATactacttaaaggtcacctattatgcaacatcccctttttcatgtcttttatacatgaatgtgtgtccccggtgtgtcagggaactcaaaagtgtcagaaaacaaaaccctctctcttttcctccgtacccaaatctctaaaaacgggggttcaACGGAGCTGacccagatttgctgccgatatgacgtaatatcgtaaatgtaggctggctttacgcccacggccctatcagaaagttGCGATCAGAAACAAGGcgcgactgttttggacgtaatatggtctttgtttacattagcatcatcgctaacactcagagctaacctgtactggagagagtaggCCTATGTGTAAAAAAACAGGAAATAAAAATGTAGCTGTATCTgcggtagaattctgagcaggcacaagctccccctcctcttttttttttttttcaagctatggACCCCGAACCTGCAGTTCTCTAATGGCGCGTTGCCAttgcagggcctcgctcggcttagtacggtatagttaggccttgttagaccttgttaggccaggctcactttatgctgcgtttccattacagtttagtagctggggcagtaactatagtaacgcagtgtaggcggagccgtgacgtcatcttcaatgcgaaccacagaaaaacaacatcagccgttagctgttagcactcaagctcacagctcctcttcagaaactagacaaaagtacaaaccacagactgcctgtgtcatggcgaatacagtcgctggtttatttatgtctgtaggccgttgttctgagtgtggacggtcggagcatatgctgtgttagcttagccgatctccattcagaaaacacgcattttaaaaaggttgttcgtctgcagacttgtcaaagcattaattcatggtttttactaaccggtatcagtattgttagagaatatttcttctttcttcctaagtgtcaaataataattcttccttactcctaagatatttaacaTTTACTGTGTGTTTACATTTACGATCAGCCCTGCTCCTTATCTTCCGTAAGGAATGTGATAATGCAGTCGTATGTTGATACAGCTTGACCTACAGGGCATAGGGAGGTTTTGCGAGAGTGAGAACGCTAGTTTCTAAGCTCCAGATTTGGGGGATATCTCctgcagctccacagatgtttacgcctcccccaatatgctgattaactctctgtaaactagttaaaaggtctatcgagagataggctgggcagaattgacatgacaactcacccgtgcagtcagaaccttttgctgctgtgacttgtgatatgaattctccggccgttgacttgtaataaactaccagtgtttgacatcaaagctccaactctcctcgtgtctctctgagtcctcactctccattgctgcagaagtttcccttacaagtatgttgttacttcggcatcattttgaaacgtgtattacaattaaatcacggtcaaatatgttcattttgttgtagttgtagcccccttgccaacgattctctctctctagtttagcatcctcaacccgactcagcctggttgttggcccgctaagaacctcgattttatggggccagaaaaactgtgaaatagtacccgctagccggtactacgcctagtggaaacgcaaccaaaaacgcttaaaccgcgctgtagtggaaatgcgccataacaggcctgaaatagagggatatgagggatgtctaaaatgcatgatctgtttggtattttgagaaaaacacatcatagacatgttttttgtatatatctgagacccataatatatgcctaaaaatagcataataggagacctttaagtagAATCttgaggtactttacttgagtatttccaattTATGCTACTGTAGACTTCTactaatattgtactttttactccgcTACATTTATCTGACTTCAGCTGCTTCAAGGATTCACACTACTATGTAATACTAAATGAAaatcaacaaataaataatattttatgTTAAGATATCTAGCATTATACAAAGAAATGAAAATTAGCTCCACGTTTACCAGCTCTGATGAACACATTAACGCATAATCACAATCCAGTAATTTAATCTATCAGATTGTgaaaagtacttttacttttggtatattttgatgccaatctttttttacttttatttaagtAACTTTTTGCTCTTCTACCTGAATAAAATACTTCTTCCAACAGTGGCAATAGAGGACAACaccaaataaaaaatacaaattataataGCTGTGGGTCCCAATACTCTCAGTACTTTCTCTTTGCTCGGGCACTTCAGCAGAAAATAAAGCTACATAGCATTTGAAAAGGGCCTTACACATACAGTAGATATAACATACATAATAATATCTTGCTACGAATGTGAAAAATTAACTGAAACAAAATCTGCAAAGGCACACTTAAGATTATTTTTGACTGTATGTAGTAATTTACTGATTATTTATTTACACTAAATACTATGTTCGACTATAAACAACTTAATACTTAATTTCAAAGAGGAATTATTGTGCTTGTTTTCAGGATCATATTTGTAGTTTGTGCCTCTATGTGACATgtgacctcttttcaccctctgtctgaaaccagagcccagtctgttctgattggttagctggccggctctgttgtgattggtcaactgcttagagacgtaccgccccttagcctatcacgtacaagatgtgtttgagcgctagccaatagaagcgcaagtgttagtGATACAACTTTGTTCCAGAAGTTAACAAAGGAGTCCTTATAACAcactagagcagtgcttctcaaagtgtggtccgtgagcgccccctagtggtccgtgagtatattggtacaatttcacatttgaaataaataaatacatttaagtttttcacactctcgcaggaatatctccgcaatggcgCGAGCTTAAGTTTGATGCATgacatagcccagcgcaacaccttcgtcacacatgttgccacttgtttgtaccagtttcagacgatttgtaatctgttctagaaaaactgtgattttggatatttgtggagttaggtggtccacgagtgtttttttattggttaagtggtccttggtatgaacacGTTTGAGAAACACTACACTAGAGGATAGAAAACCCCCCAAAAAGCAGCTCTTTGAAGCCTTTTATTTATCATGTTCAGTATCAGAGTAACTTCGATGAGTTTTTTTAGATCAAAGGCACGTACAATTACGGGACTTGATATTTTATAACACCATCATATTCTATGTAATAATAGCAGTAGGAAAATGGCTCTACAGACCTTGAGCAGGTAGGAAGTAGGCCAGCACTACCAGAGAGGAGATGAGGGAGCAGGGCAGGATGATGTTGATGACATAGAAGAGGGGCTTCCTTTGGATGACAATATTGAACAATATCTCCTGATACTCCAGGTCATCTGGGGTGTAGTGCTCGTAGATCATTTTCCTGGCCGGACGATGGACAATGGCCCACTCGCCGTTTTCTGAGGGGTGAAAAACACGCGATAAACTGGAGAGGAACCATGCGTTATCAACATAGGTTGATTGTGGATGTAGTGTACCTGTGAAAGCCTGGGGGTCAATATCCACCCACTCAATCATGACGTTTGGGGGGTTCTCGTCAAGAGCCAAGTGGAGGACCACTTCATTGGCACTGTATGTCTGGGATCTATGTGTCGCGGCAACAAGGATCAAATACAATGGAAAATAGTGTTAGGTGGATGAAACTCCAGTTCTATGAGCATGAAGCCGGCTTATTCTTTAAAACGAAGAAATAACAAATGTGTCAGAACCAATAGGCTCTCATCGACATAAGTAGGAACCAATGTTTGTcggacacacacaggcacacactgaGATAGTGTGGCTACCAAACATAAGTTATTGTGTTTCTAAGTGTAATTTTCCGAAAGCCAATTCAACCTTTTGCTCATCAGACAATATAAAGTGCGCATCAATTATGTCAAAAGTGGCTTAGAGAGGACACACAtttattctgctcattttcaggttcatattagtttAGTTGTGCCTCCACTGTGACCTGCAtgcttaatgttcaaaaaggtctttattgttctcatactgcagcacctcttttcaccctctgtctgaaaccagagcccagtctgctctgattggtaagCTGGCCGGCGCTGTTGTGAtcggtcaactgcttagagatgtcccgcctcttagcctatcacgtacaatgtgttggacacAACAGGAACGGGAAAAAAGGCCTCTTAAAAATGTTGGCTTGGCCTCTATAAAACtaataaataaagtaaatgtAATTCGttgggcgaagcctgcgagctagttcagtcaactcgagcaccaatgatacattaacgcagcgtccacatggcggcgtgcgttgaagcttgccggtgggcgtgtctgaaactcgaacaacaaccaatcacatgaatctcccgccccggacacacaagcgtgcggtttgattggctagagcttgtactggcatatgatttgattggctgacgcttccgtcgaagcttcaaaagttgaacattgctcaacttttaaagcgagcaacgcgagcaaagcgaagcgacgctcccacaatgcagttcggcaaagtgtGACGTCAcccgccgccgtgtggacgggccgtaacacgtGACGCGCCtcaaccaacaaccaaccaaacacattctcctaaacatgccgctctatttaagctgccagctgctgctgctgctgctgctgctgctgctgctgctgctgctgctgctgcgttcactagctattgctgcgttcatgttcctgctgctgtgtttcatgttgctgctgctcgctgccccaccaccaccaccccagcttccacctgtaggctcgggggatagttatctaatcatcactcaatgttctttgtacatctgtggagtgatgaggcccgagcctagacaCCAAACTATATTCTgctctaataaacatattaagaaacacgtgagttgtctgaaaTATAATTGTACCACACCTGAATGCTAGTGTGCAGTTTTGATAATCAAATGGGAAGTAGGTGATCTCGATGGAGCACGTGCTGCGATAGATGGCGGGTGGCAGCCAGAAAATACCACCATAGTTGTAGAGCAGCACGTTGGCGTAGTACGCCACGTCAAACTTTCCATCAATGCTGCAGAGATGAATGAGGAAGAAAAAA belongs to Pseudochaenichthys georgianus chromosome 14, fPseGeo1.2, whole genome shotgun sequence and includes:
- the LOC117458035 gene encoding LOW QUALITY PROTEIN: acetylcholine receptor subunit gamma-like (The sequence of the model RefSeq protein was modified relative to this genomic sequence to represent the inferred CDS: inserted 4 bases in 3 codons; deleted 1 base in 1 codon) — protein: MMAGCRFWIFVGVVVTILVTLMVQVHCNEEGELIDKLFKGYNKNIRPVKHPDDKLDVDIKLTLTNLISLNEKEETLTTNVWIQIQWKDYRLVWNASDHHNITTIRVPCNNVWLPDIVLENNIDGKFDVAYYANVLLYNYGGIFWLPPAIYRSTCSIEITYFPFDYQNCTLAFRSQTYSANEVVLHLALDENPPNVMIEWVDIDPQAFTENGEWAIVHRPARKMIYEHYTPDDLEYQEILFNIVIQRKPLFYVINIILPCSLISSLVVLAYFLPAQAGGQKLTVAISVLLAQTVFLFLIAQKIPETSLSVPLIGKYLIFVMSVTTLIATNQIVVLNISLRTPSTHNMPRWIKILFLKWLPRFLGMPPLVDDSEESLVNGVTERRRSSFGLMQRARXLCDEQPRSEMMFDRQRQKHGLSQSVLDHLDISSXANLYKSLAQTAPEIKQCVDACNFISREHEAANNIGSEIESWVLIGKMIDKVCFWIAITLFILGTVAXFLTGHFNRAPEFPFPGSSKKISTRLKNVNNNTFVL